Part of the uncultured Cohaesibacter sp. genome is shown below.
CGACGATGGACGCCAGCGTTACCAGCTCTTCCTTGGTCTTCAGCGGCAAATCAGGCGACCGGCGCGACCAGATCTCATTGACAGCACGCTGGTGCGCATCAGCCATCCGCTCGACCATTTCCTGTCGCGTCGTACCACGAGAGAATTTGTAGGTCTCTGGCAGCAGAGTACCTTCGGCTGGCAGCTCCTTGAGCGACCCGACCAGAATGTCATTCTCATCCAGAACCTGGGCGATCTGATAGGAGGTATAGCCTTCCGGAATCGTCACAGAGTGCAGAATGGATTTGCCAGACGTCAGAATCTGCATCACCTGCATCATCGAGACGCCAGGGCTGAACAGATACTCGCCAGCCTTCAGCTTGGTATCCTGACGATAGATCTGGACGCCATAATTGAAGATCGTCTGGTCACTGATCACATTCTGACGTTCGAGGATCTCGGCAATGGTTCCCAGCCCGGTTCCTCCGCTGACCAGAATTGTTTTCTCCTGCTTGAGCGGCCCTTCCTCGATGAAGGTCTGCTTGCCGTAATAGAGCAACCCGCCAATGGCAAGAACGCAGAGCAGCAGCACCGTGATGATGAAATTCATGAACACGACGATCGGATGCCGGACAGCCTTTGAGCGGGTTGGCGGCGGAGGCGGCGTATCGGGCTCGATGGCCTGACGCGCGCTCTTGGGCGCCTTGACCTCACCGGTATCATTGATCGACGCAGACAGCGGTTCTGCCTGCTGCAAAAAATCGGCATCGCTCGACGCTTCAGATTCGGTTTCGTCTTTCCCTGCGTCTTTGTCTGTGGCCTTGTCCCCGGTCTCATCGGAGTCAGATGTCTTTTCGGTGTCGGAGGTCTCGTCCGACGGGGCCTTCTCGTCTGAGGTAGCCGTTTGGGAGGACTGCTCGCTTTTCTCCGCAGCTTCCTGCGATTCTGCGCGCTTGTCTTCGTCAGCGCCCTGAAGCTCGTCCTTGTCGTCTTTACCGTCTACCATATCTGCCTCAAGTCAAGATGGTCATCAATTGCGAAAGACCCGGCAAGGATATACCGGGAAGGCCTTCTGGCCCGAAATCGAAATGGAACCCGCACCAGTCATTCAAGATGTCCGGAATCAGGGATCAAATTAGCAGTCACATAAAATATCCGCGTCCTCAAGCAATCATCGGTCAGACGCTGTACGTAAGTTTCGTGGCGAAAAAGAGACGGCCTGGGGCCGCCTCTTGTCCTTGGTCTAGGGCGAAGTCTAGCGGTTTGCCCGGCACGAGCCGGCACCACGGCACCATGCATCGCCCGGAATGATCAGTCTACTGCCCGCAAGATCAGCGACGCATTGGTGCCGCCAAAGCCGAAGGAGTTGGACAGCACGACCTTGATGTCCATCTTCTTGGGAGTGTGGGGAACCAGGTCGATCTTGGTATCGACGGAAGGGTTGTCGAGGTTGAGCGTCGCAGGTGCTACCTGATCGCGAATTGCGAGGGTCGAGAAAATGGCCTCGACAGCCCCGGCAGCGCCCAGAAGATGGCCGACAGCCGATTTCGTCGACGACATAGTGAGACCATCAGCCGCATCACCGACCAGCCGCTCGATGGCCCGAAGCTCGATTTCGTCGCCAAGTGGCGTCGACGTGCCGTGAGCGTTGACATAATCGATCTGATCCGGCGTGATACCGGCACGCTTCATGGCGGCGCTCATGCAACGGAAAGCACCATCGCCATCCTCGGCAGGAGCAGTGATATGGTGAGCATCACCGGACATGCCATAGCCGATGACTTCGGCATAGATCTTGGCACCGCGCGCCTTGGCATGTTCATATTCTTCCAGAACGACCACACCGGCGCCCTCACCCATGACAAAACCATCACGGTCCTTGTCATAGGGACGGGAAGCCTTCTCCGGCGTATCGTTGAAATTGGTGGAAAGAGCCCGGCAGGCAGCAAACCCTGCAAGAGCAAGACGACCGATAGGCGATTCGGTGCCACCGGCAACCATCACATCCGCATCCCCAAAGGCAATCAGTCGGGCTGCATCACCGATAGCATGTGCGCCGGTCGAGCAGGCAGTAACGACGGCATGGTTGGGGCCTTTCAGACCATGGCGGATGGAAACATAGCCGGACGCCAAGTTGATCAGACGGCCGGGAATGAAAAATGGGCTGATGCGGCGCGGTCCCTTTTCCTGCAAGTCATAGGCAGCCTTCTCGATGCCCAGCAGACCACCAATACCGGACCCGATCATCACACCACTGACGATCTGGTCTTCATAGCTCTCAGGCTTCCAGTTGGCGTCGGCCAAGGCTTCGTCAGCCGCTGCAATCGCGTAGACGATAAAGGGGTCGATCTTGCGCTGTTCCTTGACAGGCAGCACATCATCGGGGTTGAACGTCCCGTTGGTGCCATCGCCAAAAGGCAGCTGACAAGCCACACGGCAGGCCAGATCATCCGTTTCAAAGCCGGTTGGCAGTTTCGCGCCGCTCTTGCCTGCAAGTATATTTGACCAGGTCGTTTCAACTCCATTGCCAAGCGGGCTGACCATCCCCAAACCGGTTACGACAACTCGTCTCATCCTCAGTCTCCAAATATTCTTGTTTATATCCTCGCCTCTTCCGGATTCTTTCGGGGGCGAGTGAACCTTCACACTTTTATTACCCGGAAAAGCCACAAGACGTAAGCTTTTTTCAGGAGTTATTCATTTCAGACTTACCCAGTCAGTTCAAGCAGGTAAAAAGCCCAGCTTGAGCAAACTGACACCTCAGTCGCGAAAACAAAAAACCGGAAGGAGCGTGGCCCCTTCCGGTTTCAAAATCACCATTTGGACCACAAAAGATGGTCCCGCCAGGCAGATTAGCTGGCAGCCTTGGTCAGGAAGGAGACAGCGTCGCCGACCGTCTGGATGGTCTCGGCAGCGTCATCAGGAATCTCGGTTCCGAATTCTTCTTCGAAAGCCATGACCAGCTCAACGGTATCAAGGCTGTCTGCGCCCAGATCGTCGATGAAGCTTGCAGTGTCGGTAACTTTTTCAGCGTCAACGCCGAGATGTTCGATCACGATTTTTTTTACGCGTTCAGCGA
Proteins encoded:
- the mltG gene encoding endolytic transglycosylase MltG, with amino-acid sequence MVDGKDDKDELQGADEDKRAESQEAAEKSEQSSQTATSDEKAPSDETSDTEKTSDSDETGDKATDKDAGKDETESEASSDADFLQQAEPLSASINDTGEVKAPKSARQAIEPDTPPPPPTRSKAVRHPIVVFMNFIITVLLLCVLAIGGLLYYGKQTFIEEGPLKQEKTILVSGGTGLGTIAEILERQNVISDQTIFNYGVQIYRQDTKLKAGEYLFSPGVSMMQVMQILTSGKSILHSVTIPEGYTSYQIAQVLDENDILVGSLKELPAEGTLLPETYKFSRGTTRQEMVERMADAHQRAVNEIWSRRSPDLPLKTKEELVTLASIVEKETGKASERTRVAGVFINRLNQGIKLQSDPTVIYGIFGGQGKPKDRPIFRSDLDKKTDYNTYLIPGLTPGPIANPGRASLEAVANPSRTKELYFVADGTGGHVFSETLKQHNDNVRRWREIEKQRIEAQKQAGEATPAEPTAIEEKPAE
- the fabF gene encoding beta-ketoacyl-ACP synthase II, with product MRRVVVTGLGMVSPLGNGVETTWSNILAGKSGAKLPTGFETDDLACRVACQLPFGDGTNGTFNPDDVLPVKEQRKIDPFIVYAIAAADEALADANWKPESYEDQIVSGVMIGSGIGGLLGIEKAAYDLQEKGPRRISPFFIPGRLINLASGYVSIRHGLKGPNHAVVTACSTGAHAIGDAARLIAFGDADVMVAGGTESPIGRLALAGFAACRALSTNFNDTPEKASRPYDKDRDGFVMGEGAGVVVLEEYEHAKARGAKIYAEVIGYGMSGDAHHITAPAEDGDGAFRCMSAAMKRAGITPDQIDYVNAHGTSTPLGDEIELRAIERLVGDAADGLTMSSTKSAVGHLLGAAGAVEAIFSTLAIRDQVAPATLNLDNPSVDTKIDLVPHTPKKMDIKVVLSNSFGFGGTNASLILRAVD
- a CDS encoding acyl carrier protein, with amino-acid sequence MSDIAERVKKIVIEHLGVDAEKVTDTASFIDDLGADSLDTVELVMAFEEEFGTEIPDDAAETIQTVGDAVSFLTKAAS